The proteins below come from a single Panicum hallii strain FIL2 chromosome 7, PHallii_v3.1, whole genome shotgun sequence genomic window:
- the LOC112899245 gene encoding UPF0496 protein At3g19330-like, giving the protein MRPRERRGAGAGTEGGEEAGSSSTDGNTSSANASTSSSTAASSGARRSGGATEGRGSTPRSAATINLSQEYRLAIHTESYQEIWDKIHVDGDGRREVGGGGGSDEDEDEEEERGEEVLDRITLAGVLRPEEAVVERALGDAPDTELTRLAADYFRSTHHASLLCLSLRRALRRAGALYGPITDLLALIPHSTQLAVPHCDCAFDAFLLFDQMPNPFPAPGAGFQGMRRSFVGLKNHLDLRLLSVRRRRRWLRCAKRGSGICLIACATGAAIAGLVLATHALTALLATAPACAASSSSCCPLATSMKRLQKHMDRLDATARGTYVLNNDVDTIERLVGRLHATVESDKMLVRLGLDCGRGQHHTIEEVVRQLRKNHPSLLRQLADLEEHICLYFAAVNRARLLLVHHLNAQSDPESPSS; this is encoded by the coding sequence ATGCGACCGcgggagcggcgcggcgccggcgccggcacggAGGGAGGCGAGGAGGCGGGCTCCTCGAGCACTGACGGGAACACCAGCAGCGCGAATGCGAGCACGAGCTCGAGCACCGCTGCTAGCAGCGGTGCGAGGCGGAGCGGGGGCGCAACGGAGGGGCGGGGGAGCACCCCCAGGTCGGCGGCCACCATCAATCTCAGCCAGGAGTACAGGCTCGCCATCCACACCGAGTCCTACCAGGAGATCTGGGATAAGATCCACGTAGACGGGGACGGGCGACGGGaggtgggaggcggcggcggcagcgacgaggacgaggacgaggaggaggagcgagGGGAGGAGGTGCTGGACAGGATCACCCTGGCCGGCGTGCTCCGCCCGGAGGAAGCGGTGGTGGAGCGCGCGCTGGGTGACGCGCCCGACACGGAGCTCACCCGCCTCGCGGCGGACTACTTCCGCAGCACGCACCACGCGTCGCTGCTCTGCCTCTCGCTCCGCAGGGCGCTCCGCCGCGCGGGGGCGCTGTACGGTCCCATCACCGACCTCCTCGCGCTCATCCCGCACTCGACGCAGCTCGCCGTGCCGCACTGCGACTGCGCGTTCGACGCCTTCCTCCTGTTCGACCAAATGCCCAACCCGTTCCCGGCGCCTGGGGCCGGGTTCCAGGGCATGCGCCGAAGCTTCGTTGGCCTCAAGAACCACCTTGACCTTCGCCTCCTCAGTGTCCGGCGCAGGCGCCGTTGGCTCCGCTGCGCCAAGCGCGGGTCGGGCATCTGCCTCATCGCCTGCGCCACCGGCGCTGCCATCGCGGGCCTCGTGCTTGCGACGCATGCCCTTACGGCGCTGCTCGCGACGGCCCCTGCTTGTGCTGCATCCAGCTCCTCCTGCTGTCCACTGGCAACTTCGATGAAACGCCTGCAGAAGCACATGGACCGGCTGGACGCCACGGCCAGGGGCACCTACGTCTTGAACAATGACGTCGACACAATTGAGCGGCTGGTGGGCAGGCTCCATGCCACTGTGGAGAGCGACAAGATGCTTGTCCGCCTTGGGCTGGACTGTGGGCGAGGGCAGCATCACACCATAGAGGAGGTGGTACGGCAGCTCAGGAAGAATCACCCCAGCCTGCTACGGCAGCTTGCTGACCTTGAGGAGCACATCTGCCTCTACTTTGCAGCCGTCAACCGTGCCAGGTTACTTCTTGTGCACCACCTGAATGCCCAGTCTGATCCTGAGTCTCCATCGTCATGA